The Agromyces atrinae genome window below encodes:
- a CDS encoding MFS transporter, producing MSRYSDLLKTPGVARIISAQLTARFPFGMLSLAFLLHIERQTGSYGAAGLVLAAMSIGQAIAGPLTSRLMGRWGMRPVLTVTLLICSAAITTIGIVTLSVPAAMAVAFVAGISMPPIQPAVRTIYPKMVNSKQLTPLFSLDATAQEIIWVIGPVATTFISTQISTVWGILVAVAFLLGGGAWFISSPELGRVRIPRSRRKLGVVLTRPPVLLATVVGFLLVGACAAIEAGVVAVFGHDGADAGIVLAIFSIGSIVGGLSLGHVPIGPWSTARRMFIVFAGTAAAMAMMDFWWLAATLFIAGIGIAPALAVLFAIVSASVKFSDTAEAYGWVGTGQLIGAALGSAVAGFLIDGNGAVGAFWAAGAFAFVGFLIPAVFRRWHPDLRGRDASPLPDTEPVTTISPS from the coding sequence GTGAGCCGCTATTCCGACCTGTTGAAGACACCCGGAGTCGCGCGGATCATCTCGGCCCAGCTGACGGCGCGATTCCCCTTCGGGATGCTCTCTCTCGCGTTCCTGCTGCACATCGAACGCCAGACCGGATCGTACGGCGCCGCGGGCCTCGTGCTCGCCGCGATGTCGATCGGGCAGGCGATCGCGGGCCCGCTCACGAGCCGCCTCATGGGTCGCTGGGGCATGCGCCCCGTGCTGACCGTGACCCTGCTCATCTGCTCGGCCGCGATCACGACGATCGGCATCGTCACGCTGAGCGTTCCCGCAGCGATGGCCGTCGCCTTCGTCGCGGGCATCAGCATGCCGCCCATCCAGCCCGCGGTGCGCACGATCTACCCGAAGATGGTCAACTCGAAGCAGCTGACGCCGCTCTTCTCGCTCGATGCGACCGCGCAGGAGATCATCTGGGTCATCGGCCCCGTCGCGACGACGTTCATCTCGACGCAGATCAGCACCGTATGGGGCATCCTCGTCGCCGTCGCGTTCCTCCTCGGCGGAGGAGCGTGGTTCATCTCCTCCCCCGAGCTCGGGCGCGTGCGCATCCCCCGCTCGCGGCGGAAGCTCGGCGTCGTCCTCACCCGCCCGCCCGTGCTCCTCGCAACCGTCGTGGGCTTCCTGCTCGTCGGCGCGTGCGCGGCCATCGAGGCGGGCGTCGTCGCCGTGTTCGGCCACGACGGCGCGGATGCCGGAATCGTGCTCGCCATCTTCTCGATCGGATCGATCGTCGGCGGCCTGAGCCTCGGCCACGTGCCGATCGGACCGTGGTCGACCGCCCGCCGCATGTTCATCGTCTTCGCGGGAACCGCCGCGGCGATGGCGATGATGGACTTCTGGTGGCTCGCCGCAACGCTCTTCATCGCGGGCATCGGCATCGCGCCGGCCCTCGCCGTGCTCTTCGCGATCGTCTCGGCGAGCGTCAAGTTCAGCGACACCGCCGAGGCGTACGGCTGGGTCGGCACGGGCCAGCTCATCGGCGCCGCGCTCGGCTCGGCCGTCGCGGGCTTCCTCATCGACGGCAACGGTGCGGTCGGCGCCTTCTGGGCCGCCGGTGCCTTCGCGTTCGTAGGCTTCCTCATCCCCGCGGTCTTCCGTCGCTGGCACCCCGACCTGCGCGGTCGCGACGCGAGCCCGCTGCCCGATACCGAACCGGTGACGACGATCAGTCCGAGCTGA
- the hrpA gene encoding ATP-dependent RNA helicase HrpA, translating to MSLQITYPPELPVSAMRDEIARVISENQVVIVAGATGSGKTTQLPKICLDLGRESIGHTQPRRLAARTIAERIAEELGSELGDLVGYQVRFTDQVSAATRVKLMTDGILLNEIHRDRELRKYDTIIIDEAHERSLNIDFLLGYLRELLPKRPDLKVIVTSATIDPESFARHFADAAGEPAPIVEVSGRTYPVEIRYRPLVDEDHGSDDDEGDDADEKDYLQGILDALDELDREETGDVLVFLSGENEIRDAEDAVRGHYSGRHAGYGTTEVLPLYGRLSSADQHRVFERSNTAGLRRRVVLATNVAETSLTVPGIRYVIDAGTARISRYSTRSKVQRLPIEAISQASANQRSGRSGRTSDGIAIRLYSEDDFDRRPEFTDPEVLRTNLAAVILQMASLDLGAIAEFPFLTPPDSRGIRDGIDLLTELGALVEGARDGSGLRLTRIGRQISRLPIEPRFARMVIESKAQGVSREVLAIVAGLTIQDPRERPLEKREQADGFHARFADPTSDFLSLLNLWNHLEQKQRELGSSAFRRMCRSEFLNYLRIREWQDLYRQLARLAKPLGLHIGEPSANGDGVHRALLSGLLSHIGLRDEPARSSATGGRGDRRARAEYLGARGTKFALFPGSVLSKKPPGAVMSAELVETALLFARTNAAIDPAWAEPLAGSLAKRSFSAPRWEKNQGAAVADEKVMLYGIPIVPKRRVQLSRIDAGLARELFIRHALVQGEWDTRSLDRRVFAFLQANAALRRELEEIEERTRRRDVLWDDESVFDFYDRRLPADMASTRAFEKWWRGTHRETPDLLTMTTATLAPESDASVDADLYPTTWRQGDQSLALSYRFEPGAVDDGVTVSVPLALLPRLTPAGFDWQVPGLRAEAVTALLRALPKVIRRQVVPAAEWADRILGELPETAPTDADAEPFTATVAHAIRKLTYTAVDPGDFDLDRVPAHLRVTFRAVDDRGRTVGSDKDLRALQSRYADESAAAVARAVGAPRAEERPSRRRGPAPRPTSAPAASAAPPERTGITTWDFDEIPRFVDVAQGGNAIRAYPSLVDDGSSVTLRPLATPEDQRRATIAGIRRLVILATPSPAAYVQEHLSNTEKLTLAGSPYSSTKALLDDCLAAVVDAEIRRRHPDGLLFTRAEFEAARDAVGQSVMQSMFDTVAQVVRILGATRDADKAISGASSLAYMHALGDMKTQLAALVRTGFVSHTGLERLHHLPRYLGGITMRVAKMVESPGRDRQRMNEIEPVLERYAEAGGTIPLAAFAPEQIVRARWLIEELRISLFAQELRAAEPVSPQRIAKVLA from the coding sequence ATGTCTCTGCAGATCACGTACCCCCCGGAGCTGCCCGTCAGCGCGATGCGGGACGAGATCGCCCGGGTCATCAGCGAGAACCAGGTCGTCATCGTCGCGGGAGCCACCGGCTCGGGCAAGACGACGCAGCTGCCGAAGATCTGCCTCGACCTGGGCCGAGAGTCGATCGGTCACACGCAGCCGCGGCGACTCGCGGCGCGCACGATCGCCGAGCGCATCGCCGAGGAGCTCGGTTCGGAGCTCGGCGACCTCGTCGGTTACCAGGTGCGCTTCACCGATCAGGTGAGTGCGGCGACGCGCGTGAAGCTCATGACCGACGGCATCCTGCTCAACGAGATCCACCGTGACCGTGAGCTGCGGAAGTACGACACGATCATCATCGACGAGGCGCACGAACGCAGCCTCAACATCGACTTCCTGCTCGGATACCTCCGCGAGCTCCTGCCGAAGCGCCCCGACCTCAAGGTCATCGTCACGAGCGCGACGATCGACCCCGAGAGCTTCGCCCGACACTTCGCGGACGCAGCGGGCGAACCCGCCCCCATCGTCGAGGTCTCGGGCCGCACCTATCCCGTCGAGATCCGCTACCGCCCGCTCGTCGACGAGGACCACGGATCGGATGACGACGAGGGCGACGACGCCGACGAGAAGGACTACCTGCAGGGCATCCTCGACGCCCTCGACGAACTCGATCGCGAAGAGACCGGCGACGTGCTCGTCTTCCTCTCGGGCGAGAACGAGATCCGCGACGCGGAAGACGCCGTGCGCGGTCACTACTCGGGTCGTCACGCCGGCTACGGCACGACCGAGGTGCTCCCCCTCTACGGACGGCTCTCGTCCGCCGACCAGCACCGCGTGTTCGAGCGATCGAACACGGCCGGCCTCCGGCGCCGCGTCGTGCTCGCGACGAACGTCGCCGAGACGAGTCTCACCGTGCCCGGCATCCGTTACGTCATCGACGCGGGTACGGCGCGCATCAGCCGCTACAGCACGCGCTCGAAGGTGCAGCGTCTGCCGATCGAGGCGATCTCGCAGGCATCCGCCAATCAGCGCTCGGGACGCTCGGGCCGCACGAGCGACGGCATCGCGATCCGCCTGTATTCCGAGGACGACTTCGATCGTCGCCCCGAGTTCACCGACCCCGAGGTGCTCCGCACGAACCTCGCCGCCGTCATCCTGCAGATGGCGTCGCTCGATCTCGGTGCGATCGCGGAGTTCCCCTTCCTCACCCCGCCCGACTCGCGCGGCATCCGCGACGGCATCGACCTGCTCACCGAACTCGGCGCCCTCGTCGAGGGAGCGCGCGATGGGTCGGGCCTCCGGCTCACCCGCATCGGACGTCAGATCTCGCGCCTCCCGATCGAGCCGCGCTTCGCGCGCATGGTCATCGAGTCGAAGGCGCAAGGGGTCAGTCGCGAAGTGCTCGCGATCGTCGCGGGCCTCACGATCCAGGACCCGCGCGAGCGCCCGCTCGAGAAGCGCGAGCAGGCCGACGGCTTCCACGCGCGCTTCGCCGACCCGACGAGCGACTTCCTCTCACTGCTGAACCTCTGGAACCACCTCGAGCAGAAGCAGCGTGAGCTCGGCTCGAGCGCATTCCGACGGATGTGCCGCAGCGAGTTCCTCAACTACCTGCGCATCCGCGAGTGGCAAGACCTCTACCGGCAGCTCGCGCGCCTCGCGAAACCGCTCGGCCTGCACATCGGCGAGCCCTCGGCGAACGGCGACGGCGTGCACCGCGCGCTGCTGTCGGGCCTCCTGTCGCACATCGGACTGCGCGACGAACCCGCGCGCTCGAGTGCGACCGGCGGCCGCGGCGACCGCCGCGCCCGCGCCGAGTACCTCGGTGCGCGCGGCACGAAGTTCGCGCTCTTCCCGGGAAGCGTGCTCTCGAAGAAGCCGCCGGGTGCCGTCATGAGCGCCGAACTCGTCGAGACCGCTCTCCTCTTCGCCCGCACGAACGCCGCGATCGACCCCGCGTGGGCGGAGCCGCTCGCCGGTTCGCTCGCCAAGCGCAGCTTCAGTGCGCCGCGGTGGGAGAAGAACCAGGGTGCGGCCGTCGCCGACGAGAAGGTCATGCTCTACGGCATCCCGATCGTCCCGAAGCGGCGCGTGCAGCTCTCGCGCATCGATGCGGGGCTCGCGCGCGAACTGTTCATCCGCCACGCGCTCGTGCAGGGGGAATGGGACACGCGCTCGCTCGATCGCCGCGTCTTCGCCTTCCTCCAGGCGAACGCGGCCCTGCGCCGCGAACTCGAGGAGATCGAGGAGCGCACCCGTCGCCGCGACGTGCTCTGGGACGACGAGTCGGTCTTCGACTTCTACGATCGACGTCTCCCCGCCGACATGGCGAGCACGCGGGCGTTCGAGAAGTGGTGGCGCGGCACTCACCGCGAGACCCCCGACCTGCTCACGATGACGACGGCGACGCTCGCACCCGAATCGGATGCCTCGGTTGACGCCGACCTCTACCCCACGACGTGGCGTCAGGGCGATCAGTCGCTCGCGCTCAGCTACCGCTTCGAACCGGGCGCCGTCGACGACGGCGTCACGGTGTCGGTTCCGCTCGCCCTCCTCCCCCGCCTCACGCCCGCCGGTTTCGACTGGCAGGTTCCGGGGCTCCGTGCCGAAGCGGTCACGGCCTTGCTGAGGGCGCTCCCGAAGGTCATCCGTCGCCAGGTGGTTCCCGCGGCCGAGTGGGCCGATCGCATCCTCGGCGAACTGCCCGAGACCGCGCCGACGGATGCCGACGCCGAGCCGTTCACAGCCACCGTCGCGCACGCGATCAGGAAGCTCACGTACACGGCCGTCGACCCGGGCGACTTCGACCTCGACCGTGTGCCCGCCCACTTGCGCGTGACGTTCCGCGCGGTCGACGATCGCGGGCGCACCGTGGGCAGCGACAAGGATCTGCGCGCACTCCAGTCGCGCTACGCCGACGAGAGCGCCGCCGCGGTCGCACGAGCCGTCGGGGCCCCGCGAGCGGAGGAGCGCCCGAGTCGTCGGCGCGGCCCCGCCCCGCGCCCGACATCGGCACCCGCGGCGAGCGCGGCACCGCCCGAACGCACGGGCATCACGACGTGGGACTTCGACGAGATCCCCCGTTTCGTCGACGTCGCGCAGGGCGGCAACGCCATCCGTGCGTATCCGAGCCTCGTGGATGACGGGTCGAGTGTGACGCTCCGACCCCTCGCGACGCCCGAGGACCAGCGGCGGGCCACGATCGCCGGCATCCGTCGCCTCGTCATCCTCGCGACGCCGAGCCCCGCCGCCTACGTGCAGGAGCACCTCTCGAACACCGAGAAGCTCACCCTCGCCGGCAGCCCCTACTCCTCGACGAAGGCGCTCCTCGACGACTGCCTCGCCGCGGTCGTCGACGCGGAGATCCGCCGTCGCCACCCCGACGGGCTGCTCTTCACCCGGGCCGAGTTCGAGGCGGCGCGCGACGCCGTCGGGCAGAGCGTCATGCAGTCGATGTTCGACACGGTCGCCCAGGTGGTGCGCATCCTCGGCGCGACGCGTGACGCCGACAAGGCGATCTCGGGAGCATCGAGCCTCGCCTACATGCACGCGCTCGGCGACATGAAGACCCAGCTCGCCGCACTCGTCCGCACCGGGTTCGTGTCGCACACGGGCCTCGAACGCCTGCACCACCTGCCGCGCTACCTCGGCGGCATCACGATGCGCGTCGCGAAGATGGTCGAGAGCCCGGGTCGCGACCGTCAGCGCATGAACGAGATCGAGCCGGTGCTCGAGCGCTACGCGGAAGCCGGGGGCACGATCCCCCTCGCGGCGTTCGCGCCCGAGCAGATCGTGCGCGCCCGCTGGCTCATCGAGGAGCTCCGCATCAGCCTCTTCGCGCAGGAGCTGCGGGCCGCCGAACCCGTGTCGCCGCAGCGCATCGCGAAGGTTCTCGCCTGA
- a CDS encoding winged helix-turn-helix domain-containing protein, with amino-acid sequence MELDPVIHAQARLRITAALSTLDPEESITFPRLQELLDMTAGNLSTHLRKLEDAGYVTVDKSHQGRTPVTYLALSRAGRRAFEDYMDTLRSVLGETS; translated from the coding sequence ATGGAGCTCGACCCGGTCATCCACGCCCAGGCCCGCCTCCGCATCACGGCGGCCCTCTCGACGCTCGATCCCGAGGAGTCGATCACGTTCCCGCGACTCCAGGAGCTCCTCGACATGACGGCCGGAAACCTCTCGACCCACCTCCGCAAGCTCGAGGACGCGGGCTACGTGACCGTCGACAAGTCGCACCAGGGCCGAACGCCCGTCACCTATCTCGCCCTCAGCCGCGCGGGTCGACGCGCCTTCGAGGACTACATGGACACCCTCCGATCCGTACTGGGAGAAACCTCATGA
- a CDS encoding ABC transporter ATP-binding protein has protein sequence MTALARLDHVSRRFGSVTALDDVSLEIHPGAILGLLGPNGAGKSTLLSLLTGQRTPSSGTVSIFDGSPRDYRNRQGLGSTPQETALPPTLRVGEVIDFVGAHFENRVPRDELADEFGLRDLLRRQTGALSGGQKRRLSVALAFVGRPRLVLLDEPTTGLDVDARRTLWDAVRRQHDAGSTVVVTSHYLEEIEALAERVVVMGGGRVIADDALGAVLQRVGIRQVSLSSPDIDRIAALPGVARFEATDDAGSSDSPSATFYAQDSDALIRELVRSDIRFADLTVRGASLEEAFLALTDDAKELRR, from the coding sequence ATGACCGCACTCGCCCGCCTCGACCACGTCTCACGACGCTTCGGCAGCGTGACCGCCCTCGACGACGTGTCACTCGAGATCCACCCGGGAGCGATCCTCGGTCTGCTCGGCCCGAACGGCGCAGGCAAGAGCACGCTCCTTTCGCTCCTGACCGGTCAGCGCACCCCGTCGTCGGGAACCGTGTCGATCTTCGACGGCTCGCCCCGCGACTACCGCAACCGACAGGGGCTCGGGTCGACCCCACAGGAGACGGCGCTCCCGCCGACACTCCGCGTGGGCGAGGTCATCGACTTCGTCGGTGCCCACTTCGAGAATCGCGTCCCCCGCGACGAACTGGCCGACGAGTTCGGTCTCCGTGATCTGCTCCGGCGGCAGACGGGCGCCCTGTCGGGAGGTCAGAAGCGTCGCTTGAGCGTCGCGCTCGCATTCGTCGGGCGCCCCCGACTCGTGCTCCTCGACGAGCCGACGACGGGCCTCGACGTCGACGCCCGTCGAACCCTCTGGGATGCCGTTCGGCGTCAGCACGACGCGGGATCGACGGTCGTCGTCACGAGTCACTACCTCGAAGAGATCGAGGCGCTCGCCGAACGCGTCGTCGTCATGGGCGGGGGGCGGGTGATCGCGGATGACGCCCTCGGCGCCGTACTCCAGCGCGTCGGCATCCGTCAGGTCTCGCTGTCGTCGCCCGACATCGACCGCATCGCGGCGCTTCCCGGGGTGGCCCGCTTCGAGGCGACGGATGACGCCGGCTCGTCCGATTCGCCGAGCGCGACCTTCTACGCGCAGGACTCCGACGCCCTCATCCGCGAACTCGTCCGGTCCGACATCCGCTTCGCCGACCTCACCGTTCGCGGAGCCAGCCTCGAGGAGGCCTTCCTCGCCCTCACCGATGACGCGAAGGAGCTCCGACGATGA
- a CDS encoding ABC transporter permease, whose protein sequence is MSTLSLTVLHARYSIIETARIPIALIGSLVFPALALLFFVVPNRSVADEPMFATQAVISLSVFAVMTNALFSFGLTIAENREKPWDPYLRTLPAPGVARVLAHVLATGTLGLAAIIPVIVIGALFTAATAPLINVVLGMIALAVAGLPFMFIGICIGYSMPSKAAIAVVQVVMFSFAFIGGLFLPPQLFADWLNAISAFTPSRQAREFVIWAVQGGSLEWWVWVGLIVWTAVTFVLALVLFRRDEGRRYR, encoded by the coding sequence ATGAGCACGCTCAGCCTGACTGTCCTGCACGCGCGGTACTCGATCATCGAGACGGCGCGCATCCCGATCGCTCTCATCGGGTCCCTCGTGTTCCCCGCGCTCGCGCTGCTGTTCTTCGTGGTGCCGAACCGTTCGGTCGCCGACGAGCCGATGTTCGCGACTCAGGCCGTGATCTCGCTCTCGGTCTTCGCCGTGATGACGAACGCGCTCTTCAGCTTCGGTCTGACGATCGCGGAGAACCGCGAGAAGCCGTGGGATCCGTATCTCCGCACGCTCCCGGCGCCGGGTGTCGCGCGGGTCCTCGCCCACGTGCTCGCCACGGGAACGCTCGGACTCGCGGCGATCATCCCGGTCATCGTGATCGGTGCGCTCTTCACCGCGGCGACCGCGCCCCTCATCAACGTCGTGCTCGGCATGATCGCGCTCGCCGTCGCCGGCCTCCCGTTCATGTTCATCGGCATCTGCATCGGCTACTCGATGCCCTCGAAGGCGGCGATCGCGGTCGTTCAGGTCGTCATGTTCTCCTTCGCCTTCATCGGGGGACTCTTCCTGCCGCCGCAGCTCTTCGCCGACTGGCTGAACGCGATCTCGGCGTTCACGCCGTCGCGCCAGGCTCGGGAGTTCGTCATCTGGGCCGTCCAGGGCGGTTCGCTCGAGTGGTGGGTCTGGGTGGGGCTCATCGTCTGGACCGCGGTGACCTTCGTGCTCGCGCTCGTGCTCTTCCGCCGGGACGAGGGTCGGCGATACCGCTGA
- a CDS encoding aldo/keto reductase produces the protein MTDVPRIQLNDGNSIPQLGFGVFKVDPAETERIVSEALEVGYRHIDTARIYGNEEGVGRAIAASGIPRDELYITTKLWNDDQGKAQDAFDASLERLGLDHVDLYLVHWPAPERGTYVQAWKSLEEIPSSGRTRSIGVSNFLVPHLEKLLAETDVVPAVDQIELHPAHQQPETTALARANGIAIEAWGPLGQGKYPLFELPEVTGPAAAHGKSPAQVVIRWHLQNGTIVFPKSSSRERMAENFDVFDFELSDSEVAALSALEREGRVGGHPDEVN, from the coding sequence ATGACTGACGTACCCCGTATTCAGCTCAACGACGGCAACTCCATCCCGCAACTCGGCTTCGGAGTCTTCAAGGTCGATCCGGCCGAGACGGAGCGCATCGTGTCCGAGGCGCTCGAGGTGGGCTATCGCCACATCGACACGGCCCGCATCTACGGCAACGAAGAGGGGGTCGGCCGAGCGATCGCCGCGTCCGGCATCCCGCGTGACGAGCTCTACATCACGACGAAGCTGTGGAACGACGACCAGGGCAAGGCCCAGGATGCGTTCGATGCGAGTCTCGAGCGGCTCGGTCTCGACCACGTCGACCTGTACCTCGTGCACTGGCCGGCGCCCGAGCGCGGAACGTACGTGCAGGCGTGGAAGTCGCTCGAGGAGATCCCCTCGTCGGGTCGCACCCGATCGATCGGCGTCTCGAACTTCCTGGTCCCGCACCTCGAGAAGCTCCTCGCCGAGACCGATGTCGTTCCGGCGGTCGATCAGATCGAACTGCACCCCGCTCATCAGCAGCCGGAGACGACGGCGCTCGCCCGCGCGAACGGAATCGCGATCGAGGCGTGGGGTCCGCTCGGGCAGGGCAAGTACCCGCTCTTCGAGCTTCCCGAGGTGACGGGTCCCGCTGCGGCGCACGGCAAGTCACCCGCGCAGGTCGTCATCCGCTGGCACCTCCAGAACGGAACGATCGTCTTCCCGAAGTCGAGCTCGCGTGAGCGCATGGCCGAGAACTTCGACGTCTTCGACTTCGAGCTCTCCGATTCGGAGGTCGCTGCGCTCTCTGCTCTCGAACGTGAGGGCCGTGTCGGAGGTCACCCCGACGAGGTCAACTGA
- the msuE gene encoding FMN reductase has translation MSKSLSIVAVSGSLHAPSKTSVLVRALLDEVILQIGDRVDVQSHVIELSEVGPAFSGALRRDDLSPRAEEELQRIEAADLLIVASPVYRASFTGLFKHVFDFVGQYALIDKPVLLAATGGSDRHALILEHQFRPLFSFFQSFTLPLGVYAKDSDFESYEISSDALRERIAQAVTRGLPIVRTTARVDEEVSTYVGTW, from the coding sequence ATGTCCAAGAGCCTCTCGATCGTCGCTGTCTCCGGCAGCCTCCATGCCCCGTCGAAGACGTCAGTTCTCGTGCGGGCGCTGCTCGACGAGGTGATCCTCCAGATCGGCGATCGTGTCGACGTGCAGAGCCACGTCATCGAGCTGAGCGAGGTGGGCCCGGCGTTCTCGGGCGCGCTGCGCCGCGACGATCTGTCGCCTCGCGCTGAGGAGGAGCTGCAGCGCATCGAGGCTGCCGACCTGCTCATCGTCGCGAGTCCCGTGTACCGGGCATCCTTCACCGGGCTCTTCAAGCACGTCTTCGACTTCGTCGGCCAGTACGCCCTCATCGACAAGCCCGTGCTGCTCGCGGCCACGGGTGGCAGCGACCGACACGCGCTCATCCTCGAGCACCAGTTCCGGCCGCTCTTCTCGTTCTTCCAGTCCTTCACGCTGCCGCTCGGCGTGTACGCGAAGGACAGCGACTTCGAGTCGTACGAGATCTCGAGCGACGCCCTGCGGGAGCGCATCGCGCAAGCGGTCACCCGAGGACTGCCCATCGTTCGCACCACCGCCCGCGTCGACGAAGAGGTTTCGACGTACGTCGGTACCTGGTGA
- a CDS encoding NtaA/DmoA family FMN-dependent monooxygenase (This protein belongs to a clade of FMN-dependent monooxygenases, within a broader family of flavin-dependent oxidoreductases, the luciferase-like monooxygenase (LMM) family, some of whose members use coenzyme F420 rather than FMN.) produces MTRPIVLGAMFRALGAYPSGWRHAGAHRDPRADATVLRRTAKLAEAAGLDFLYFGEWLSTGLDLEHRDPYLLARVDPLSAVTFAAGITRRIGLVGTINASYSGPYATARATASSDVLSSGRVAIGLAVSSDTGADANFGVAPVPADRRFEHAEEFVDALRSLWDSWDDDAFVADRSTGRLIDAEGLHATDFDGDFVHVAGPLNAPRPPQGHPPIIHAGSSAASLRFAGRNADVALVAIGAPSEGVAIRREIAEHALAAGRAAEDVLLVAPIMPIVADTVPESWAIFDELVRLLPVGDDNAGGALPSARSLRSLAQVIDTPLTNVELDEPVTRRAAARFNEYGQQLLALVAARTGRSLETGDRAITYRHVLATHAVPAPVIVGDASSVADHFEEWVDLGAVDGFVVQSPFLPAPFAAFTELVVPELVRRGRFRSGYEGRTLREHLGLGRPENTHRVPLVRTAAQRFAGFDEVVGAS; encoded by the coding sequence GTGACGCGCCCGATCGTACTCGGTGCGATGTTTCGGGCGCTCGGTGCCTACCCATCGGGGTGGCGGCACGCCGGAGCGCATCGTGACCCACGGGCCGACGCGACCGTCCTCCGCCGTACGGCCAAGCTCGCCGAGGCCGCAGGGCTCGACTTCCTCTACTTCGGGGAGTGGCTCTCGACGGGTCTCGACCTCGAGCACCGCGACCCCTACCTCCTCGCACGCGTCGACCCGCTCTCGGCGGTGACCTTCGCCGCCGGCATCACGCGGCGGATCGGTCTCGTGGGCACCATCAATGCAAGCTACTCCGGTCCGTACGCGACAGCGCGTGCCACCGCTTCCTCCGACGTGCTGAGCTCGGGGCGAGTGGCGATCGGTCTGGCCGTCTCCTCCGACACCGGCGCCGACGCGAACTTCGGTGTGGCACCCGTACCCGCCGATCGCCGGTTCGAGCACGCGGAGGAGTTCGTCGACGCGCTTCGTTCGCTCTGGGACAGCTGGGACGACGACGCCTTCGTCGCCGATCGGTCGACGGGCCGACTCATCGACGCCGAGGGCCTGCATGCGACGGACTTCGACGGAGACTTCGTCCACGTCGCGGGGCCCCTGAACGCGCCGCGACCCCCGCAAGGTCACCCACCCATCATCCACGCCGGCAGCTCCGCGGCATCCCTTCGCTTCGCGGGTCGCAACGCCGATGTGGCGCTCGTCGCGATCGGTGCGCCGTCCGAGGGTGTGGCCATCCGGCGCGAGATCGCCGAGCACGCCCTCGCCGCGGGCCGTGCAGCGGAGGACGTGCTTCTCGTCGCGCCGATCATGCCGATCGTCGCGGACACGGTCCCGGAATCGTGGGCCATCTTCGACGAGCTCGTTCGGCTGCTGCCCGTCGGCGACGACAATGCGGGAGGCGCGCTGCCGTCGGCGCGATCGCTCCGCTCGCTCGCCCAGGTGATCGATACACCGCTCACGAACGTCGAGCTCGACGAACCGGTCACCCGCCGAGCGGCGGCTCGCTTCAACGAGTACGGGCAGCAGCTGCTCGCCCTCGTCGCCGCGCGCACGGGTCGATCGCTCGAGACCGGCGATCGTGCGATCACCTACCGGCACGTGCTCGCAACTCACGCCGTGCCAGCTCCCGTGATCGTGGGCGACGCGTCATCCGTCGCCGATCATTTCGAAGAGTGGGTCGACCTCGGCGCCGTCGACGGATTCGTCGTGCAGTCGCCGTTCCTCCCCGCGCCGTTCGCGGCGTTCACCGAACTCGTCGTTCCCGAACTCGTGCGTCGCGGTCGGTTCCG